Proteins from a single region of Octopus sinensis unplaced genomic scaffold, ASM634580v1 Contig11120, whole genome shotgun sequence:
- the LOC115228852 gene encoding forkhead box protein P1-like, with protein MTKMVSSLETNNDFNFSDKGNSSTSVINRSKNRKSCSEQQQQQQQQQQQQQQQQKSSNKRTEKELQEPSNVHVLILFILFLLFVFFYTGLRVYLRPTKAPIPVTVNTFQEYLTEIQQIKYMYFTQTEEFWNILKDNAQQFLMTGKEPKTPAAVMVILPAGERQLAVCLLDYWSQIMNRLLSSQITDSALEPVVDGSSVTSYKPGHQRTIISEQIQQLVASGHKSVTISSWEHLHIETLQLLCSICESTNLFYQQVTVVFLLEIPDEEHHIDNKSEIHSYLASIWSHLKDDQVKNLLHVIANNIAFLTPDDTFMGC; from the coding sequence ATGACGAAAATGGTGAGCAGTTTAGAGACAAACAACGATTTTAATTTCTCGGACAAAGGTAACAGTTCTACTTCGGTGATAAACAGGTCAAAGAATAGAAAGAGCTGttcagaacaacagcaacaacaacagcagcaacagcaacaacaacaacaacaacaaaaatcctcAAACAAAAGAACTGAAAAAGAGCTCCAGGAACCAAGCAATGTTCACGTCTTGATCCTCTTCATCCTCTTCcttctgtttgtgtttttttacacgGGTCTCCGCGTCTACCTTCGACCGACGAAAGCCCCAATACCTGTTACTGTGAATACTTTTCAAGAGTACCTCACTGAAATACAACAGATAAAGTACATGTACTTCACTCAGACAGAGGAATTCTGGAACATTCTGAAAGACAATGCGCAGCAGTTTCTGATGACTGGCAAAGAACCTAAAACCCCTGCTGCCGTCATGGTGATCCTTCCTGCTGGTGAGAGGCAGTTGGCTGTTTGCCTCTTGGATTACTGGTCGCAAATCATGAACAGACTTTTGAGTAGCCAAATCACAGACTCAGCTTTAGAACCGGTCGTGGACGGTTCTAGTGTAACGTCTTACAAACCTGGACACCAAAGGACAATAATATCCGAACAGATTCAACAGTTAGTCGCAAGTGGTCACAAGTCGGTCACCATCAGCAGTTGGGAGCATCTGCACATTGAAACGCTGCAGCTCCTGTGCAGTATATGCGAGTCAACGAATTTGTTCTACCAGCAAGTGACAGTGGTATTTCTACTGGAGATACCAGATGAAGAGCATCACATTGATAATAAGTCAGAGATACATTCCTACTTGGCTTCAATCTGGAGTCATTTAAAAGATGATCAAGTTAAGAATTTACTACATGTAATAGCTAATAACATTGCCTTTCTAACACCGGACGATACTTTCATGGGTTGTTAA